A genome region from Arachis duranensis cultivar V14167 chromosome 6, aradu.V14167.gnm2.J7QH, whole genome shotgun sequence includes the following:
- the LOC107492303 gene encoding probable glycerol-3-phosphate acyltransferase 2 — protein sequence MVEMAKMFTIQFFFKSLFFFWYRFFFKPLKNFQRTNSISYITTTIATTQSSFNKYRKFSSYSSSLLHRSDLKEHTLLFDLEGALLRSSSVFPYFMLVAFEAGGLVRAIVLVLTYPLVCFVGEDLGMKIMVMVCFFGIKEKSFRVGSAVLPKFLLEDVGSEIFEVVNGAGKRVGLSKMPRVMVECFLKEYLKVDLVVGREMKEFCGYFLGFMEERKNNNNALELVQEGKGSCSSNIIGISGFRNKDFRHHEIFSRCKEVYLVSDGDKKSWQKLSRNKYPKSLIFHDGRLALRPTPLDSLVILTWFPFAVVLAFVRIVAGLTLPFDISIPLLALTGMRLDSSLPAQTNQHAYNDEEKVKGNMYVCNHRTLLDPLYLSFLLRKKVVAVTYSLSRMSEILAPIKTVRLTRKREEDARMMKELLMEGDLVVCPEGTTCREPYLLRFSPLFSELCDEISPVAIDSHVSMFHGTTAGGLKCMDPLFFLMNPFPSYSVHLLHTVTTXM from the exons ATGGTGGAGATGGCTAAAATGTTCaccattcaattttttttcaaatcccttttcttcttttggtaCCGTTTCTTCTTCAAGCCGCTCAAGAACTTCCAAAGAACCAATAGTATTAGCTACATCACCACCACCATTGCAACCACTCAATCATCGTTCAATAAGTACCGCAAattctcttcttattcttcttctcttcttcaccGTTCAGACCTCAAGGAGCACACCCTCTTGTTCGACCTAGAGGGTGCGCTCCTGAGATCTTCTTCGGTGTTCCCTTACTTCATGCTCGTTGCTTTCGAAGCCGGAGGGCTCGTAAGAGCCATTGTTCTCGTTCTCACGTACCCACTTGTTTGCTTTGTTGGAGAAGACTTGGGGATGAAGATAATGGTGATGGTGTGCTTCTTTGGGATCAAAGAGAAAAGCTTTAGAGTTGGGAGTGCTGTTCTTCCGAAATTCTTGTTGGAAGACGTAGGTTCAGAGATTTTTGAGGTGGTGAATGGTGCTGGAAAGAGAGTTGGGTTGAGCAAGATGCCACGTGTCATGGTAGAGTGTTTCTTGAAGGAGTATTTGAAGGTTGACTTGGTTGTGGGAAGAGAAATGAAAGAGTTTTGTGGTTATTTCTTAGGGTTTAtggaagagagaaaaaataataataatgctttGGAGCTTGTTCAAGAAGGGAAAGGAAGTTGTTCTTCCAATATTATTGGAATTTCAGGATTCCGTAATAAGGATTTTCGTCATCATGAGATCTTTTCCCGTTGCAAG GAAGTGTACTTGGTGAGCGACGGAGACAAAAAGAGCTGGCAAAAGCTATCAAGAAACAAATACCCTAAATCACTCATTTTTCATGACGGAAGATTAGCGCTCAGACCCACACCATTGGATTCTCTTGTCATCTTGACATGGTTCCCGTTCGCAGTCGTCCTCGCCTTCGTCCGAATCGTTGCCGGACTCACCCTCCCTTTTGACATCTCAATTCCACTATTAGCCCTAACCGGCATGCGCCTGGACAGTTCACTCCCCGCGCAAACAAATCAACATGCTTATAATGATGAAGAGAAAGTAAAGGGAAACATGTACGTGTGTAACCACAGAACATTGTTGGACCCTTTGTACTTGTCATTCTTGTTGCGCAAGAAAGTAGTAGCGGTAACATATAGCTTAAGCAGAATGTCGGAGATACTAGCGCCGATCAAGACGGTGAGGTTAACTCGGAAGCGCGAGGAAGATGCGAGGATGATGAAGGAGTTGTTAATGGAAGGGGACCTTGTTGTGTGCCCTGAAGGGACCACATGTAGAGAGCCATATTTATTAAGGTTTAGTCCTTTGTTTTCTGAACTATGTGATGAGATATCACCGGTTGCAATTGATAGCCATGTGAGCATGTTTCATGGTACAACCGCTGGGGGTCTTAAGTGCATGGaccctctcttctttctcatgaACCCTTTCCCTTCTTACTCCGTTCACCTTCTTCACACTGTCACCACNNNNATGtaa